The proteins below are encoded in one region of Apium graveolens cultivar Ventura chromosome 4, ASM990537v1, whole genome shotgun sequence:
- the LOC141718257 gene encoding high-affinity nitrate transporter 3.1-like, which yields YALQNSLVTSSPKAGQVLKAGEVNITVTWSFNKIFSAGTDSAYKTVKVKLCYAPISQKDRGWRKTEDELKKDRTCQHKIVTRPYNASTNFTSTIARDFPSATYFVRAYVFDAKDKEVAYGQATDDAKKTNLFEVEAITGRHASLDIASVCFSVFSVVSLAGFFYLEKRKARVPQQK from the exons TATGCCCTGCAAAATTCACTTGTCACATCATCACCAAAAGCCGGACAAG TATTAAAAGCCGGGGAAGTAAACATCACAGTGACATGGTCTTTCAACAAAATCTTCTCAGCTGGAACAGATTCGGCATACAAGACTGTCAAGGTGAAGCTCTGTTATGCTCCGATCAGTCAAAAAGATCGTGGCTGGCGCAAAACAGAAGATGAGCTTAAAAAGGACAGAACATGTCAACACAAGATTGTGACAAGACCATACAATGCTTCAACTAATTTCACTTCGACTATAGCAAGAGATTTCCCCTCGGCAACATACTTTGTCAGAGCTTATGTTTTCGACGCAAAGGATAAAGAAGTTGCATACGGCCAAGCCACTGATGATGCTAAGAAAACAAATTTGTTTGAGGTAGAGGCAATCACGGGACGCCATGCGTCCCTCGATATTGCATCTGTGTGCTTCTCTGTATTTTCTGTAGTGTCTTTGGCTGGTTTTTTCTACTTGGAGAAAAGAAAGGCAAGAGTTCCGCAGCAAAAGTGA